A region of Flavobacterium album DNA encodes the following proteins:
- a CDS encoding PIG-L family deacetylase — translation MQKTFIYLLLFSYALCFAQPQKPSSAEIYNKLEKLNFLGSALYIAAHPDDENTRLISFLATKEHARTGYLSLTRGDGGQNLIGLELRELLGVIRTQELIEARKIDGGEQFFSRANDFGYSKMPNETLEIWDKAKVLQDMVWVIRKFRPDVIINRFDHRSPGTTHGHHTSSAMLTQEAWNLAADPSYEPKQLEYVKTWQPKRLLFNTSWWFFGSKENFEKADKSKFVNLQTGIYFPLLGKSNQEIAALSRSKHRSQGFGSTGQRGDDMEYLELIKGDDLKNRQNLFEGIDTTWGRVQGGKPVGDAMAAILKDFDFRNPSASVPALVNVYVMISKLDDKHWSRIKLEEVKDIIAACSGLYLEAVAEQQSITPGSTLKLKWEAINRSSIPMTLESITSAGNVALPLDNNVGQAGDIDIKIAENSNFTSPYWLTEKGTSGMYRVDDLQKIGIPDIIREQFVDFNVRIGTTTIPFKREIVYKSNDPVMGEVYQPLDIIPAVTTKILNKVQLFTNNKKQTISIRIKAGIENCKGSLRFELPEGWKVTPASIPFELARKGSETVVDFEVTPPTEPSEVTGRSVATINGRDFDREQIMINYPHIVSQQVLMPSTAKFTKADLKIRGEKIAYIMGAGDNVPESLRQMGYEVALLTPEAISAETLKGFDAVVMGIRAYNVLDALAFKQQILFDYVKNGGNMIVQYNTTGELVIKDLAPYALRLSRDRVTEENAKMTFLAPSNPVLNYPNKITEKDFKGWVQEQGLYYPDQWAPEFVPVLSSNDKGEDAKKGGLLVAKYGKGYYIYTGLSFFRELPEGVSGAYRLMANIIGIGK, via the coding sequence ATGCAAAAAACATTTATATACCTGTTATTGTTTTCCTACGCTCTTTGCTTCGCACAGCCCCAAAAGCCGTCGTCGGCAGAGATTTACAACAAGCTTGAAAAACTCAATTTTCTCGGTAGCGCTTTATATATAGCAGCCCACCCGGATGACGAGAATACAAGGCTCATTTCTTTCCTCGCGACAAAAGAGCATGCGCGCACCGGCTACCTCTCACTAACACGCGGTGATGGCGGGCAGAACCTCATAGGCCTTGAGTTACGCGAACTACTTGGCGTGATCCGTACACAGGAACTTATCGAAGCGCGAAAAATAGATGGCGGTGAACAGTTCTTTAGCCGTGCGAATGATTTCGGGTATTCTAAAATGCCGAATGAGACACTGGAAATTTGGGATAAGGCCAAAGTGCTGCAGGATATGGTTTGGGTTATCCGCAAGTTCCGGCCGGATGTGATCATCAACCGTTTTGACCACCGTTCGCCGGGCACCACACACGGGCACCACACGTCTTCGGCCATGCTCACACAGGAAGCCTGGAACCTGGCAGCCGACCCCAGCTATGAGCCGAAACAACTAGAGTATGTAAAAACATGGCAGCCAAAGCGTCTGCTGTTCAACACATCATGGTGGTTTTTTGGCAGCAAGGAAAATTTTGAAAAAGCAGATAAATCTAAATTTGTCAACCTACAGACGGGCATTTATTTCCCATTGCTTGGAAAATCGAACCAGGAAATCGCAGCACTTAGCCGCAGCAAACACCGGTCGCAGGGATTTGGCTCTACCGGCCAGCGTGGTGATGACATGGAGTACCTTGAGCTAATTAAAGGCGACGACCTGAAAAACAGGCAGAACCTTTTTGAAGGCATTGACACTACATGGGGCCGTGTACAGGGTGGTAAGCCTGTGGGCGATGCCATGGCTGCCATACTAAAGGATTTTGATTTCAGGAACCCTTCGGCGTCTGTACCGGCGCTTGTGAATGTGTATGTGATGATCAGTAAGCTGGACGACAAGCACTGGTCGCGCATCAAGCTTGAGGAAGTGAAGGACATCATTGCAGCCTGCAGCGGATTGTACCTTGAGGCTGTAGCAGAACAGCAATCCATCACACCGGGAAGCACCTTAAAGTTAAAATGGGAAGCCATCAACCGCAGTAGTATCCCGATGACATTGGAATCTATAACAAGCGCCGGAAACGTTGCATTACCCCTTGACAATAATGTAGGCCAGGCAGGCGACATCGATATTAAGATAGCAGAAAACAGTAATTTCACTTCCCCCTACTGGCTTACCGAAAAAGGCACATCAGGTATGTACCGTGTGGATGACCTGCAAAAGATAGGCATCCCGGATATTATCAGGGAGCAGTTCGTGGATTTTAATGTGCGTATTGGCACAACTACTATCCCTTTTAAAAGGGAGATTGTTTATAAATCGAATGACCCTGTAATGGGCGAAGTGTACCAGCCGCTGGATATCATCCCTGCTGTTACCACCAAGATACTAAACAAGGTGCAACTATTTACCAATAATAAAAAGCAGACCATCAGCATCCGCATAAAAGCGGGTATCGAAAATTGCAAGGGCAGCCTGAGGTTTGAGCTTCCAGAAGGATGGAAAGTTACCCCTGCATCGATACCTTTTGAGCTTGCACGAAAAGGAAGCGAAACAGTGGTTGATTTTGAAGTCACACCTCCTACAGAACCAAGCGAGGTTACAGGCAGAAGTGTTGCAACTATAAACGGCAGGGATTTCGACAGGGAACAGATCATGATCAACTACCCGCACATTGTGTCGCAGCAGGTGTTGATGCCGTCTACAGCGAAATTCACAAAAGCCGACCTGAAGATACGGGGCGAAAAAATAGCCTACATCATGGGTGCGGGCGATAACGTTCCCGAAAGCCTTAGGCAGATGGGTTATGAAGTGGCATTGCTTACCCCGGAAGCGATCTCGGCAGAAACGCTGAAGGGCTTTGATGCCGTAGTTATGGGAATACGTGCCTACAATGTGCTTGACGCGCTGGCTTTCAAACAGCAGATATTGTTCGATTATGTAAAGAACGGCGGAAACATGATAGTACAGTATAACACAACGGGAGAATTGGTTATAAAAGACCTGGCGCCCTATGCCCTACGGTTATCACGTGACAGGGTAACTGAGGAAAACGCTAAAATGACCTTCCTTGCCCCATCGAACCCGGTACTGAACTACCCCAACAAGATCACCGAGAAAGACTTTAAGGGCTGGGTGCAGGAACAGGGATTGTACTACCCTGACCAGTGGGCGCCTGAATTCGTACCGGTGCTTTCGTCCAATGATAAAGGCGAAGATGCTAAAAAAGGCGGGCTGCTTGTAGCAAAGTATGGCAAAGGTTACTATATTTATACCGGGCTGAGCTTTTTCCGCGAATTGCCGGAAGGCGTTTCGGGGGCTTACAGGCTGATGGCGAATATTATTGGCATAGGGAAATAA
- a CDS encoding DUF2911 domain-containing protein, producing the protein MKKIFVTAALVLAFMVTGQAQIVTPQASPKAVIEQKVGLTDVKIEYSRPSARGRSVYGELVPFGRMWRTGANANTIISFSNDVVIAGKTLKAGHYALYTQPKADSWDVIFYNDTNNWGLPEKYDDSKEVLRASVKPEFLSRPVETLTIGVNGLDNDYAFLEIAWEKTMIALKFEVPTKKMAMQSIDAVISGPSANDLFSAAQYYYQSNGDQNKALVWMNQAIAKFPNSADVPFYFLRQKSLIQAKLGDKKGAIETAKLSLAASEKAGNADYVKMNKDSINEWSRK; encoded by the coding sequence ATGAAGAAAATATTTGTTACTGCAGCCCTTGTGCTGGCGTTTATGGTGACCGGACAGGCGCAGATCGTAACGCCGCAGGCCAGCCCGAAAGCAGTTATCGAGCAGAAAGTAGGCCTTACAGATGTTAAAATCGAATATTCCCGCCCGAGTGCAAGGGGAAGGTCGGTTTACGGGGAACTTGTACCATTCGGAAGAATGTGGAGGACAGGCGCTAATGCTAACACGATCATCAGCTTTAGCAATGATGTGGTAATAGCCGGAAAAACGCTTAAGGCAGGCCATTATGCGCTATATACGCAACCAAAAGCGGACAGCTGGGATGTGATCTTCTATAACGATACGAACAACTGGGGCCTTCCTGAAAAATATGATGACAGCAAAGAAGTATTGCGCGCATCGGTTAAACCGGAGTTCCTTTCACGCCCTGTAGAAACGCTTACTATAGGCGTTAACGGACTTGACAATGACTATGCTTTCCTTGAGATCGCGTGGGAAAAAACAATGATAGCGCTTAAATTTGAAGTGCCTACCAAAAAAATGGCCATGCAGAGCATCGATGCAGTGATCAGTGGGCCATCAGCTAACGACCTTTTCTCAGCTGCGCAGTATTACTACCAGTCCAACGGCGACCAGAACAAAGCATTGGTATGGATGAACCAGGCTATTGCCAAGTTCCCTAATTCGGCTGATGTGCCATTCTACTTCCTAAGGCAGAAATCATTGATCCAGGCCAAGCTGGGTGACAAGAAAGGCGCTATTGAAACCGCTAAACTATCGCTTGCTGCATCAGAAAAAGCGGGTAATGCTGATTATGTAAAAATGAACAAAGACTCTATAAACGAGTGGAGCAGAAAATAA
- a CDS encoding Maf-like protein → MLRDKLKNYKVVLASGSPRRQQFLRELDVDFEVRLKDVEEIYPDTLKGAEITDYLAELKAAGLEESLSDNEILITSDTIVWLEGKALGKPTDYDDAFAMLQSLSGKTHEVITSVCIKNTDKKDIFHETTKVTFNQLSDEEIKYYLDNYKPFDKAGSYGIQEWIGLVAIAKIEGSYANVVGMPVDKVYRHLSNFA, encoded by the coding sequence ATGCTCAGGGATAAATTAAAAAACTATAAAGTGGTCCTGGCATCAGGTTCGCCACGCAGGCAGCAGTTCCTCAGGGAGTTGGATGTAGATTTTGAAGTGCGCCTTAAAGACGTTGAGGAAATTTACCCTGATACCCTTAAAGGTGCCGAAATAACCGATTACCTTGCCGAGCTAAAAGCAGCAGGGCTTGAAGAATCGCTTTCGGATAACGAGATACTTATTACCAGCGATACAATTGTTTGGCTGGAAGGCAAAGCATTGGGCAAGCCAACGGACTATGACGATGCTTTTGCTATGCTGCAATCGCTTTCGGGCAAAACGCATGAAGTCATAACATCGGTATGTATAAAAAATACTGATAAGAAAGACATATTCCACGAGACGACCAAAGTGACATTCAACCAACTGTCTGACGAAGAAATAAAATACTATCTCGACAATTACAAGCCTTTCGATAAAGCAGGTTCTTATGGCATCCAGGAATGGATCGGGCTGGTAGCTATTGCAAAAATAGAAGGGTCGTATGCCAACGTAGTGGGAATGCCGGTTGATAAAGTATACCGGCATTTGAGTAACTTTGCATAA
- a CDS encoding SRPBCC family protein produces the protein MLYTLHTKQKLPVSLQEAWDFISDPKNLAVITPDSMGFKTLSGDDRAMYPGQIIHYIVTPVLGIKLQWVTEITHVVDKSFFVDEQRYGPYSFWHHKHFLKEIPGGVEMEDIVHYKIPMGFLGRLVHPFLVRPKLKEIFAYREKKLIELFGEWKEKQ, from the coding sequence ATGCTATACACCCTACATACAAAACAAAAGCTGCCTGTATCATTGCAGGAAGCGTGGGATTTTATTTCCGACCCGAAAAACCTTGCAGTGATAACGCCTGATTCTATGGGATTCAAAACCCTTTCCGGCGATGACCGCGCGATGTATCCCGGGCAAATCATCCATTATATTGTAACGCCCGTACTGGGCATAAAATTGCAATGGGTTACCGAAATTACCCATGTGGTTGACAAAAGCTTTTTTGTAGACGAGCAGCGCTACGGCCCCTACTCCTTCTGGCACCACAAGCATTTTTTAAAAGAAATTCCGGGTGGCGTGGAGATGGAAGACATTGTGCATTACAAAATCCCGATGGGATTCCTGGGCAGGCTGGTGCATCCTTTCCTGGTCAGGCCGAAGCTAAAGGAAATTTTCGCATACAGGGAAAAGAAATTAATTGAGTTATTTGGCGAATGGAAGGAGAAGCAATAA
- a CDS encoding UbiA family prenyltransferase, whose protein sequence is MKILKLINLPDLLLLAFAMLVFYFGFLDRQQAIMPALNGWQYAILTLSCVLIAAGGFLMNNVAGIGRPDTGLTEAQGYNLYIALTLIGVGLGYYIANFVGKPMFVGIFGVAAATIYIYATSLKQTLLISNIIVALSIALPVVAIGIFNLYPILTPDNQPILATLFSLLLDYAIFTFTVSLLLTFVNDLANTDSDYNSGITTLPIVMGKDRTIKAVCGFTIVPLAMLAYYGNTYIIDLLWALGYGLLFIVGPMIYFIIKMWSAKTQKDFKHLEVVLKLVLLFTAISMAVITFNIKYNAQG, encoded by the coding sequence ATGAAGATACTAAAACTCATAAACCTTCCTGACCTGCTATTGCTTGCTTTTGCCATGCTTGTTTTTTATTTTGGATTCCTTGACCGGCAGCAAGCGATAATGCCTGCGCTTAACGGATGGCAATATGCGATTTTGACGTTATCCTGTGTATTAATTGCTGCGGGTGGATTTCTGATGAATAATGTAGCGGGAATCGGCCGCCCGGATACAGGCCTTACGGAAGCACAGGGATATAACCTTTATATAGCGCTTACCCTTATCGGTGTAGGCCTTGGATATTATATTGCGAATTTTGTGGGCAAACCTATGTTTGTAGGCATATTTGGAGTTGCAGCAGCAACCATCTATATTTATGCCACCAGCCTTAAGCAAACGCTGCTTATAAGCAACATAATTGTGGCGCTTAGTATTGCATTGCCGGTTGTTGCCATTGGTATCTTTAACCTCTACCCAATCCTTACGCCGGATAACCAGCCGATATTGGCTACCCTGTTTTCCCTATTGCTGGATTATGCCATATTTACATTTACGGTGAGCCTGCTGCTTACTTTTGTAAACGACCTTGCCAATACCGACAGCGACTACAATTCCGGTATAACAACGCTCCCTATAGTGATGGGTAAAGACAGGACCATAAAGGCCGTATGTGGCTTTACGATCGTACCTTTGGCAATGCTTGCCTACTATGGCAACACGTATATTATCGACCTTTTATGGGCATTGGGATACGGCCTTTTGTTTATCGTCGGCCCGATGATCTATTTCATTATAAAAATGTGGAGCGCCAAAACGCAGAAAGATTTTAAGCATCTTGAAGTCGTGCTTAAGCTCGTGCTGCTTTTCACGGCTATATCGATGGCTGTAATAACCTTCAATATCAAATACAATGCTCAGGGATAA
- a CDS encoding sodium:solute symporter: MQLYDWIILSATLIFIVAYGVIKTKGSKNVEEYILGSNQTPWWTVGLSVMATQASAITFLSTPGQAFHDGMGFVQFYFGLPLAMVVICITFIPIFHKLKVFTAYEFLEQRFDVKTRTLTSVIFLIQRGLGTGLTIYAPAIILSSLLGWNLNLMNLVIGVLVIIYTVSGGTKAVNVTHKQQMFVIMTGMAFAFYMILEYLPEDLSFTNALHIAGANDKLDILNFSFDPEERYTVWSGIAGGFFLMLAYFGTDQSQVQRYLSGKSIRESQMGLIMNGLLKVPMQFFILLIGVMVFVFFQFHSAPLHFNPNNTAIINSSQYKGDYQRLEGQLKDVAAEKEEISLLYVHQLNQDYDNKELHNKLVALNSREKDLRDQAKDLIKKVDKNAETNDKDYVFLYFILNFLPHGLVGLLLAVIFSAAMSSSASGLNALASTTTIDIYKRYAKTEKPEKHFVDMTKLFTLMWGVIAILFACFGTLFENLIQLVNIIGSIFYGTVLGVFLVAFYIKYIGAKAMFWSALITQCIVIAIYKVFVYDLEILSYLWLNVIGATLTIVLGLLLQRFMGDKDKQQELAAV; the protein is encoded by the coding sequence ATGCAGTTATACGACTGGATCATCCTATCGGCAACGCTGATCTTTATTGTGGCCTACGGGGTAATAAAAACAAAAGGCAGCAAGAATGTCGAAGAATATATACTAGGCAGCAACCAAACCCCTTGGTGGACGGTTGGCCTGTCGGTTATGGCTACACAGGCCAGCGCCATTACCTTCCTTTCCACACCGGGGCAGGCTTTCCATGACGGAATGGGGTTCGTGCAGTTCTATTTCGGGCTGCCATTGGCTATGGTGGTCATCTGCATTACCTTCATCCCTATTTTCCATAAATTAAAAGTATTCACGGCTTACGAATTCCTTGAGCAGCGCTTCGATGTAAAGACAAGGACGCTTACATCGGTCATTTTCCTGATACAAAGGGGGCTTGGTACCGGGCTTACCATATATGCCCCGGCTATCATCCTGTCATCTTTGCTGGGCTGGAACCTGAACCTGATGAACCTGGTTATTGGTGTACTGGTGATTATTTATACCGTTTCGGGCGGGACAAAAGCTGTGAACGTTACGCATAAGCAGCAGATGTTCGTGATCATGACCGGGATGGCATTTGCCTTTTACATGATACTTGAATACCTGCCGGAGGACCTCAGTTTTACAAACGCGCTTCATATTGCCGGAGCTAATGATAAACTGGACATACTCAACTTTTCGTTCGATCCCGAAGAGCGCTATACTGTTTGGAGCGGTATTGCGGGCGGTTTCTTCCTAATGCTGGCCTACTTCGGTACCGACCAGTCGCAGGTACAGCGCTACCTTTCAGGGAAGTCCATTCGCGAAAGCCAGATGGGGCTTATCATGAACGGCCTTTTGAAGGTGCCTATGCAGTTCTTCATTCTGTTGATAGGTGTTATGGTATTCGTATTTTTCCAGTTCCACTCTGCGCCGCTGCACTTTAACCCGAACAATACGGCGATCATCAACAGTTCGCAATACAAAGGAGATTACCAGCGCCTTGAAGGCCAGCTTAAAGATGTTGCCGCAGAAAAAGAAGAGATCAGCCTGCTGTATGTGCACCAGCTCAACCAGGATTATGATAATAAAGAACTTCATAATAAGCTTGTAGCCCTCAACAGCAGGGAAAAAGACCTTCGCGACCAGGCAAAAGACCTTATAAAAAAGGTAGATAAGAACGCAGAAACCAACGATAAGGATTATGTTTTCCTGTACTTCATACTGAATTTCCTTCCGCATGGGCTTGTGGGGCTGCTGCTGGCTGTGATATTTTCGGCGGCTATGTCGTCCTCGGCATCGGGGCTTAATGCGCTTGCTTCCACAACGACCATAGATATTTATAAACGCTATGCAAAAACTGAAAAGCCCGAAAAGCATTTTGTCGATATGACAAAGCTATTCACGCTCATGTGGGGGGTTATCGCGATACTTTTTGCCTGCTTTGGCACGTTGTTCGAAAACCTCATCCAGCTGGTGAATATCATCGGGTCAATCTTCTACGGAACGGTGCTTGGTGTATTCCTGGTAGCTTTCTACATCAAATATATTGGTGCCAAAGCCATGTTTTGGAGCGCGCTGATAACCCAGTGCATCGTGATCGCCATCTACAAGGTCTTCGTGTACGACCTGGAAATACTCAGCTATTTGTGGCTGAATGTCATCGGGGCCACCCTGACGATAGTATTAGGGTTGCTGCTACAGCGGTTTATGGGCGATAAGGATAAACAACAGGAGTTAGCAGCGGTTTGA
- a CDS encoding mechanosensitive ion channel domain-containing protein — protein sequence MKDFQHHEYYTEILRTVITVIVFIALSQIIKRLTKRYARTAHLSEHRTNLITKYIDIFMMVLFVVVIIAIWGVNSQDLYVVFSSTFAVIGVAFFAQWSILSNITSGMILFFTFPFRIGDVIRVHDKDFPIEAQIEDIKAFHTILRTRAGELITYPNSLLLQKGVSIVPIKQEDKEFYD from the coding sequence ATGAAAGATTTTCAGCATCATGAATATTATACGGAAATACTACGCACAGTTATAACTGTAATAGTATTTATTGCACTGAGCCAGATAATAAAGCGGCTTACAAAGCGCTATGCCCGTACAGCCCACCTTTCGGAACACCGTACCAACCTTATCACGAAGTACATCGATATTTTTATGATGGTATTGTTCGTAGTAGTGATAATTGCGATATGGGGTGTAAATTCGCAAGACCTATACGTAGTATTTTCTTCCACGTTCGCAGTTATTGGTGTTGCCTTTTTTGCCCAATGGTCCATACTCAGCAATATAACTTCGGGAATGATCCTGTTCTTCACTTTTCCATTTCGCATAGGCGATGTGATAAGGGTGCATGACAAGGATTTCCCCATAGAAGCCCAGATCGAGGATATTAAGGCGTTCCACACCATACTCCGCACCCGTGCCGGTGAACTTATAACCTACCCTAACAGCCTGCTGCTCCAAAAAGGAGTGAGCATCGTCCCGATAAAACAAGAGGATAAAGAATTTTACGATTAA
- a CDS encoding KdsC family phosphatase: MAESYKEIMNNITTFIFDVDGVLTDGTIHVTPTGEMLRNMNIRDGYALKAAVENGYTVCIISGGLNEGVRIRLRNLGITDIYLGVPNKVETFNEFTDIYNIKPEQVLYMGDDIPDYHVMQLVGLPTCPQDSAPEIKEISRYISHRNGGTGCVRDVIEQVMKVQGKWMEHFNARYD, from the coding sequence ATGGCTGAAAGCTATAAAGAAATAATGAACAACATCACCACATTTATTTTTGATGTGGACGGCGTGCTTACCGATGGCACCATACATGTAACACCTACCGGAGAAATGCTCCGTAATATGAATATCCGCGACGGTTATGCCCTGAAAGCGGCTGTAGAGAACGGCTACACGGTATGCATCATTTCCGGCGGGCTGAACGAGGGTGTGCGTATACGCCTTCGTAATCTTGGAATTACCGATATTTACCTCGGCGTGCCAAATAAAGTAGAAACCTTTAATGAATTTACAGACATTTATAATATAAAGCCCGAGCAGGTGTTATATATGGGTGACGACATACCCGATTACCACGTGATGCAGCTCGTGGGATTGCCAACCTGCCCGCAGGACTCGGCACCGGAGATCAAAGAGATCAGCAGGTATATTTCGCACAGGAACGGCGGTACCGGCTGCGTGCGCGATGTAATTGAACAGGTAATGAAAGTACAGGGAAAATGGATGGAGCATTTTAATGCACGCTATGATTAA